A region of Vicinamibacterales bacterium DNA encodes the following proteins:
- the pstC gene encoding phosphate ABC transporter permease subunit PstC: protein MVVRRGERAIELVLLACALLSVGTTAGIIAVLAAETASFLRQVPVLEFLTGTEWTPLFATQRFGVLPLVLGTVVVSAIALAVAVPAGLLCAIYLSEYAPDRARRIVKPALELLAGVPTVVYGYFALTVVTPLLQGWIPGLSGFNALSPGIVMGLMILPLVSSLSEDALRAVPRGLREGAYALGATRMQAAVQVVVPAAFSGITAACILAASRAIGETMIVAIAAGQQPRFTANPFVPIETMTAYIVQVSLGDTPQGTLEYQTIFAVGMLLFLMTFALNLASSWLRARFREEYT from the coding sequence ATGGTCGTTCGGCGGGGCGAGCGGGCGATCGAGCTGGTGCTGCTCGCGTGCGCGCTCCTGTCGGTGGGCACGACGGCGGGCATCATCGCCGTCCTCGCCGCCGAGACGGCGTCGTTCCTGCGCCAGGTGCCCGTGCTGGAGTTCCTGACGGGCACCGAGTGGACGCCGCTCTTCGCCACGCAGCGGTTCGGAGTGCTGCCGCTCGTGCTCGGCACGGTGGTGGTCTCGGCCATCGCGCTGGCGGTGGCCGTGCCGGCCGGCCTGCTCTGCGCCATCTACCTCAGCGAGTACGCCCCGGATCGCGCACGGCGGATCGTCAAGCCCGCGCTCGAGCTCCTGGCCGGCGTCCCGACCGTGGTCTACGGGTACTTCGCCCTGACGGTGGTCACGCCGCTGCTCCAGGGCTGGATTCCTGGGCTGAGCGGCTTCAACGCCCTCAGCCCCGGCATCGTCATGGGCCTGATGATCCTCCCGCTCGTCAGCTCGCTGTCCGAGGACGCGCTGCGCGCGGTCCCGCGCGGGCTGCGGGAGGGCGCCTACGCGCTGGGGGCCACGCGCATGCAGGCCGCGGTCCAGGTGGTCGTACCCGCGGCGTTCTCGGGCATCACCGCGGCGTGCATCCTCGCGGCCTCGCGCGCGATCGGCGAGACCATGATCGTGGCGATCGCCGCCGGCCAGCAGCCCCGCTTCACCGCCAATCCGTTCGTGCCCATCGAGACGATGACCGCCTACATCGTCCAGGTGAGCCTCGGCGACACGCCGCAGGGCACGCTCGAGTACCAGACGATCTTCGCCGTCGGCATGCTGCTCTTCCTGATGACGTTCGCCCTGAACCTGGCCAGCAGCTGGCTGCGCGCGCGCTTCCGCGAGGAGTACACCTAG